The following proteins are co-located in the Citrobacter freundii ATCC 8090 = MTCC 1658 = NBRC 12681 genome:
- a CDS encoding acyltransferase — protein sequence MQLRQSAVRNVTCGENVVIYEPANLYDCILGDNVFVGPFVEIQGSTQIGADSKIQSHTFICEYVTIGSRCFIGHGVMFANDMFRDGKPNADRNSWGRITIGDDVSIGSGATILAVTVCDGAVIGAGSVVTKSITEKGVYAGNPAKLLRRL from the coding sequence ATGCAGCTAAGACAATCCGCTGTCCGCAACGTTACCTGCGGTGAGAACGTGGTGATTTATGAACCCGCCAATCTCTACGATTGCATATTGGGAGACAACGTTTTTGTCGGACCATTTGTTGAAATCCAGGGCAGCACGCAGATTGGCGCAGACAGCAAAATTCAGTCGCACACCTTCATCTGCGAATATGTCACCATCGGTTCCCGCTGTTTTATCGGGCATGGCGTGATGTTCGCCAACGATATGTTCCGCGACGGTAAACCCAACGCCGACCGCAACAGTTGGGGAAGAATTACGATTGGCGACGATGTTTCGATCGGCAGCGGGGCGACCATTCTGGCGGTCACTGTCTGCGATGGCGCGGTCATCGGCGCAGGAAGCGTAGTGACCAAATCGATCACCGAGAAAGGCGTGTACGCGGGAAACCCGGCAAAATTATTGCGTCGCCTGTAA
- a CDS encoding maltoporin → MITLRKLPLAVAVAAGIMSVQAMAVDFHGYARSGIGWTGSGGEQQCFQATGAQSKYRLGNECETYAEIKLGQEVWKEGDKSFYFDTNVAYSVAQQNDWEGTDPAFREANVQGKNLIEWLPGSTIWAGKRFYQRHDVHMIDFYYWDISGPGAGIENIDLGFGKLSLAASRSQEAGGSYAFSSQNIYDRTKDTANDVFDVRLAQLATNPDGMLELGVDYGRANTTDDYHLADGASKDGWMFTAEHTQSMLKGYNKFVVQYATDSMTTQGKGLNQGSYGSSSFTVTNPDGSKTNYANNVINNNGSLFRVLDHGAISLGDKWDLMYVGMYQNLDMDNDLGTEWYTVGIRPMYKWTPIMSTLLEVGYDNVKSQQTGDRNSQYKITLAQQWQAGDSIWSRPAIRVFATYAKWDEEWGYVKNGNDVTKYAAATNSGISTTSRGDSDEWSFGAQMEIWW, encoded by the coding sequence ATGATTACTCTGCGCAAACTCCCTCTGGCGGTTGCTGTGGCGGCAGGCATTATGTCTGTTCAGGCAATGGCTGTGGATTTCCATGGCTATGCACGTTCCGGTATTGGCTGGACGGGTAGCGGCGGTGAACAACAGTGTTTCCAGGCAACCGGCGCCCAAAGTAAATACCGTCTTGGTAACGAATGTGAAACCTATGCGGAAATTAAATTAGGTCAGGAAGTGTGGAAAGAGGGCGATAAGAGCTTCTACTTCGACACTAACGTTGCCTATTCCGTCGCACAGCAGAATGACTGGGAAGGGACTGACCCGGCCTTCCGTGAAGCCAACGTGCAGGGTAAAAACCTGATTGAATGGCTGCCAGGCTCCACTATCTGGGCAGGTAAGCGCTTCTATCAGCGTCATGATGTTCACATGATCGACTTCTACTACTGGGATATTTCAGGTCCTGGTGCTGGTATTGAAAACATCGATCTGGGCTTCGGTAAACTGTCTCTGGCCGCGAGCCGTTCACAGGAAGCGGGTGGTTCATATGCTTTCAGCAGCCAGAATATCTATGATCGTACCAAAGACACCGCCAACGACGTATTTGACGTTCGTTTAGCACAGTTGGCAACTAACCCGGATGGGATGTTGGAATTGGGCGTTGACTATGGCCGTGCGAATACCACCGATGATTACCACCTGGCAGACGGCGCATCTAAAGATGGTTGGATGTTCACCGCTGAACATACCCAGAGCATGCTGAAGGGCTACAACAAGTTTGTTGTTCAGTACGCGACAGATTCTATGACCACTCAGGGTAAAGGTCTGAACCAAGGGTCTTACGGTTCATCCTCCTTCACCGTTACTAACCCAGACGGTAGTAAAACGAATTACGCCAATAACGTTATTAATAACAACGGTAGCCTGTTCCGCGTACTTGACCACGGTGCAATCTCCCTTGGCGACAAATGGGATCTGATGTACGTCGGTATGTACCAGAACCTCGACATGGATAACGACCTGGGGACCGAATGGTACACCGTCGGTATCCGTCCGATGTACAAATGGACACCGATCATGAGCACCCTGCTGGAAGTCGGTTACGACAACGTCAAATCTCAGCAAACTGGCGATCGCAACAGCCAGTACAAAATCACCCTGGCGCAACAGTGGCAGGCTGGCGACAGCATCTGGTCCCGCCCGGCAATTCGTGTCTTTGCAACCTATGCCAAATGGGATGAAGAGTGGGGCTACGTTAAAAATGGTAACGACGTAACCAAATACGCCGCTGCAACCAACTCTGGTATCAGCACAACCAGCCGTGGCGACAGCGATGAGTGGTCCTTCGGTGCCCAGATGGAAATCTGGTGGTAA
- the malK gene encoding maltose/maltodextrin ABC transporter ATP-binding protein MalK — MASVQLRNVTKAWGDVVVSKDINLDIHEGEFVVFVGPSGCGKSTLLRMIAGLETITSGDLFIGGTRMNDIPPAERGVGMVFQSYALYPHLSVAENMSFGLKLAGAKKEVMNQRVNQVAEVLQLAHLLERKPKALSGGQRQRVAIGRTLVAEPRVFLLDEPLSNLDAALRVQMRIEISRLHKRLGRTMIYVTHDQVEAMTLADKIVVLDAGRVAQVGKPLELYHYPADRFVAGFIGSPKMNFLPVKVTGTAIDQVQVELPNRQQIWLPVDSHAVQVGANMSLGIRPEHLLPSDIADVTLEGEVQVVEQLGHETQIHIQIPAIRQNLVYRQNDVVLVEEGATFAIGLPPERCHLFREDGSACRRLHQEPGV, encoded by the coding sequence ATGGCGAGCGTACAGCTGCGAAATGTAACAAAAGCCTGGGGTGACGTGGTGGTATCGAAAGATATCAATCTCGACATTCACGAAGGGGAATTCGTGGTGTTTGTCGGACCGTCAGGCTGCGGTAAGTCGACCTTGCTGCGTATGATCGCCGGGCTTGAAACCATCACCAGTGGTGACTTGTTTATCGGGGGGACCCGGATGAACGACATTCCGCCCGCCGAACGCGGTGTGGGTATGGTCTTTCAGTCCTACGCGTTATACCCCCATTTATCTGTCGCGGAAAACATGTCATTCGGCCTCAAACTGGCCGGGGCGAAAAAAGAGGTGATGAACCAACGTGTGAACCAGGTTGCGGAAGTTCTGCAACTGGCACACCTGCTGGAGCGTAAACCAAAAGCGCTTTCCGGCGGACAACGTCAGCGTGTGGCGATTGGCCGTACGCTGGTCGCCGAACCGCGTGTATTCCTGCTGGACGAACCGCTGTCAAACCTCGACGCCGCGCTGCGCGTCCAGATGCGTATTGAAATCTCCCGCCTGCATAAACGTCTTGGTCGCACGATGATTTACGTCACCCACGATCAGGTCGAAGCGATGACCCTGGCTGACAAAATTGTGGTGCTGGATGCCGGTCGCGTAGCGCAGGTCGGTAAACCGCTGGAGCTATACCACTACCCGGCTGACCGCTTTGTTGCCGGGTTTATTGGCTCGCCGAAGATGAACTTCCTGCCGGTGAAAGTCACCGGGACGGCCATCGATCAGGTGCAGGTTGAACTGCCTAACCGCCAGCAAATATGGCTCCCGGTAGACAGCCATGCGGTGCAGGTTGGTGCCAACATGTCTTTAGGTATCCGCCCGGAACATCTGCTGCCCAGCGATATCGCCGATGTCACCCTCGAAGGTGAAGTGCAGGTGGTCGAGCAGCTTGGTCACGAAACACAAATTCATATCCAGATCCCCGCCATCCGTCAAAACCTGGTTTACCGCCAGAACGACGTGGTGTTGGTAGAAGAGGGTGCCACATTCGCTATCGGCCTGCCGCCAGAGCGTTGCCATCTGTTCCGTGAGGATGGCAGTGCATGTCGTCGGTTGCATCAAGAGCCGGGTGTTTAA
- the malF gene encoding maltose ABC transporter permease MalF gives MDVIKKKHWWQSDTLKWSVMGLLGLLVGYLVVLMYAQGEYLFAIMTLILSSAGLYIFANRKAYAWRYVYPGVAGMGLFVLFPLICTIAIAFTNYSSTNQLTFERAQEVLMDRSYQAGKTYNFGLYPAGDEWQLALTDGETGKNYLSDAFKFGGEQKLQLKEAEALPAGERATLRIITQNRQALTQLTAILPDESKVIMSSLRQFSGTQPLYTLADDGTLTNSQSGVKYRANNDIGYYQAINADGNWGSEKLSPGYTVAIGWDNFTRVFTDEGIQKPFFAIFVWTVVFSVLTVILTVAVGMVLACLVQWESLKGKAIYRVLLILPYAVPSFISILIFKGLFNQSFGEINMMLSALFGIKPAWFSDPTTARSMIIIVNTWLGYPYMMILCMGLLKAIPDDLYEASAMDGAGPFQNFFKITLPLLIKPLTPLMIASFAFNFNNFVLIQLLTNGGPDRLGTTTPAGYTDLLVSYTYRIAFEGGGGQDFGLAAAIATLIFLLVGALAIVNLKATRMKFD, from the coding sequence ATGGATGTCATTAAAAAGAAACACTGGTGGCAAAGCGACACGCTGAAATGGTCAGTGATGGGTCTGCTTGGGCTGCTGGTCGGTTACCTTGTTGTTTTGATGTACGCTCAGGGGGAGTACCTGTTTGCCATCATGACGCTGATTTTAAGCTCTGCTGGCCTGTATATTTTCGCTAACCGTAAAGCCTATGCCTGGCGCTATGTTTACCCGGGCGTTGCCGGTATGGGGCTGTTTGTCCTGTTTCCGCTGATTTGTACGATCGCCATTGCCTTTACCAACTACAGCAGTACCAACCAACTGACCTTTGAACGTGCTCAGGAAGTCCTGATGGATCGTTCGTATCAGGCTGGGAAAACCTACAACTTTGGCCTGTATCCGGCGGGTGATGAGTGGCAACTGGCTCTCACCGACGGTGAAACCGGCAAGAATTATCTCTCCGACGCCTTTAAATTTGGCGGCGAACAGAAACTGCAGTTGAAAGAAGCCGAAGCGCTGCCAGCGGGCGAGCGTGCAACGCTGCGTATCATCACGCAAAATCGCCAGGCATTAACCCAATTGACCGCCATCCTGCCGGATGAAAGCAAAGTGATTATGAGTTCACTGCGCCAGTTTTCCGGCACGCAGCCACTTTATACGCTCGCTGATGACGGTACGCTCACCAACAGCCAGAGCGGCGTAAAATACCGCGCCAATAACGATATTGGTTATTATCAGGCGATTAACGCTGACGGTAACTGGGGTAGCGAAAAACTCAGTCCAGGCTATACCGTTGCCATCGGCTGGGATAACTTCACTCGCGTGTTTACCGACGAAGGCATCCAGAAACCGTTCTTCGCCATCTTTGTCTGGACGGTGGTCTTCTCCGTTCTGACGGTGATCCTCACCGTTGCTGTGGGGATGGTGCTGGCCTGTCTCGTACAGTGGGAGTCTCTCAAAGGCAAAGCGATTTACCGTGTCCTGTTGATTCTTCCGTATGCCGTACCGTCGTTTATCTCGATTCTGATTTTCAAGGGCTTATTCAACCAGAGCTTTGGTGAAATCAACATGATGCTGAGCGCACTGTTTGGCATCAAACCGGCCTGGTTCAGCGACCCAACCACCGCGCGTTCGATGATTATTATCGTCAACACCTGGCTCGGTTATCCATACATGATGATCCTGTGCATGGGTCTGCTGAAAGCGATTCCTGACGATCTGTATGAAGCCTCGGCGATGGATGGTGCAGGTCCGTTCCAGAACTTCTTTAAGATAACGCTACCGCTGCTGATTAAGCCGCTGACACCGCTGATGATCGCCAGCTTCGCCTTTAACTTTAACAACTTCGTGCTGATTCAGCTGTTGACCAACGGTGGCCCGGACCGACTCGGCACCACCACGCCAGCCGGTTATACCGACCTGCTCGTGAGCTACACCTACCGTATCGCCTTTGAAGGCGGCGGTGGTCAGGACTTCGGTCTGGCGGCGGCGATCGCCACGCTGATCTTCCTGCTGGTGGGTGCGCTGGCGATTGTGAACCTGAAAGCCACACGTATGAAGTTTGATTAA
- the xylE gene encoding D-xylose transporter XylE, whose amino-acid sequence MNTQYNSSYIFSITLVATLGGLLFGYDTAVISGTVESLNTVFVAPQHLSESAANSLLGFCVASALIGCIIGGALGGYCSNRFGRRDSLKIAALLFFISGIGSAWPELGFTTINPDNAVPVYLAGYVPEFVIYRIIGGIGVGLASMLSPMYIAELAPAHIRGKLVSFNQFAIIFGQLLVYCVNYFIARSGDANWLNTDGWRYMFASESIPALLFLLLLYTVPESPRWLMARGRHEQAEGILRKIMGSTLATQAMQEINQSLEHGRKTGGRLLMFGAGVIVIGVMLSIFQQFVGINVVLYYAPEVFKTLGASTDVALLQTIIVGVINLSFTVLAIMTVDKFGRKPLQIIGALGMAIGMFSLGTAFYTQASGLVALLSMLFYVAAFAMSWGPVCWVLLAEIFPNAIRGKALAIAVAAQWLANYFVSWTFPMMDKNSWLVSHFHNGFSYWIYGCMGILAALFMWKFVPETKGKTLEELEQLWEPAAEKTQPASAQ is encoded by the coding sequence ATGAACACTCAATATAATTCCAGTTATATTTTTTCGATTACATTAGTGGCAACATTAGGAGGGCTATTATTCGGCTACGACACTGCAGTCATATCCGGAACGGTAGAGTCCTTAAATACCGTATTTGTCGCCCCACAACACTTAAGTGAATCCGCCGCCAACTCGCTGTTGGGCTTTTGCGTCGCCAGTGCGTTGATTGGCTGCATCATCGGCGGTGCGCTGGGCGGCTATTGCAGTAACCGGTTTGGCCGCCGGGACTCGCTGAAAATCGCGGCGCTGCTGTTCTTTATTTCTGGTATTGGTTCCGCCTGGCCGGAACTAGGCTTTACAACTATTAATCCAGATAACGCCGTACCCGTTTATTTAGCCGGATACGTTCCCGAATTTGTTATTTATCGTATCATTGGGGGTATTGGGGTAGGTTTAGCTTCAATGCTCTCACCAATGTATATTGCTGAACTGGCACCCGCACACATTCGTGGGAAACTGGTGTCATTTAACCAATTCGCCATTATTTTTGGTCAACTGTTAGTGTATTGCGTTAACTATTTTATCGCCCGTTCGGGTGATGCGAACTGGCTGAATACCGATGGCTGGCGCTATATGTTTGCGTCCGAAAGTATTCCCGCTCTGCTGTTTTTACTGCTGCTGTACACCGTACCAGAAAGCCCGCGCTGGCTGATGGCGCGTGGCAGACACGAACAAGCGGAAGGTATTCTGCGCAAAATTATGGGCAGCACCCTCGCCACCCAGGCCATGCAGGAGATCAATCAGTCTCTGGAACATGGTCGTAAAACCGGTGGTCGCCTACTGATGTTTGGCGCAGGCGTTATCGTCATCGGCGTAATGCTGTCTATCTTCCAGCAATTCGTCGGTATTAACGTCGTGCTCTACTACGCCCCGGAGGTGTTTAAAACGCTGGGAGCCAGCACCGACGTGGCCTTGTTACAGACCATTATAGTTGGCGTGATCAACCTGAGCTTCACCGTGCTGGCTATCATGACGGTGGATAAATTTGGTCGCAAACCACTGCAGATTATTGGCGCTCTGGGCATGGCCATCGGTATGTTCAGTCTCGGTACCGCGTTTTATACCCAGGCTTCCGGGCTGGTTGCTCTGCTGTCGATGCTGTTTTACGTCGCCGCATTCGCCATGTCCTGGGGACCAGTTTGTTGGGTGCTGCTGGCCGAAATCTTCCCGAACGCGATTCGTGGCAAAGCGCTCGCCATTGCCGTTGCAGCTCAATGGCTGGCGAACTACTTCGTCTCCTGGACCTTCCCGATGATGGACAAAAATTCGTGGCTGGTTTCCCATTTCCACAACGGTTTCTCCTACTGGATTTACGGTTGCATGGGCATTCTGGCCGCGCTGTTTATGTGGAAGTTTGTGCCGGAAACCAAAGGCAAAACGCTGGAAGAACTTGAACAACTGTGGGAACCCGCCGCAGAGAAAACCCAGCCTGCCTCTGCGCAGTAA
- the psiE gene encoding phosphate-starvation-inducible protein PsiE — MTSLSRPRVEFISTILQTVLNLGLLSLGLILVVFLGKETLHLADVLFAPEQTSKYELVEGLVVYFLYFEFIALIVKYFQSGFHFPLRYFVYIGITAIVRLIIVDHKAPMDVLIYSAAILLLVITLWLCNSKRLKRE; from the coding sequence ATGACGTCGCTATCTCGTCCGCGCGTGGAGTTTATCTCCACTATTTTACAGACCGTGTTGAATCTGGGACTGCTGAGTCTGGGCCTGATCCTGGTTGTATTCCTCGGGAAAGAAACGCTGCATCTGGCGGACGTGCTGTTCGCCCCGGAACAAACCAGCAAGTATGAGCTGGTGGAAGGGCTGGTGGTTTACTTCCTCTATTTTGAATTTATCGCGTTGATTGTGAAGTACTTTCAGTCAGGGTTTCACTTTCCGTTGCGCTACTTTGTCTATATCGGGATCACCGCGATTGTGCGGTTGATCATTGTCGATCATAAAGCGCCGATGGATGTGCTGATCTATTCTGCAGCGATCCTGCTGCTGGTGATCACCCTGTGGCTGTGTAATTCCAAACGGCTGAAGCGAGAGTAA
- the ubiC gene encoding chorismate lyase has protein sequence MPHPALTQLRALRYFDAIPALDPQLLDWLLLEDSMTKRFELQGKKVTVTLLREGFVGQNEVAEELMLLPKESRYWLREILLCADGEPWLAGRTVVPESTLCGPELALQNLGKTPLGRYLFTSSTLTRDFIEIGRDAALWGRRSRLRLSGKPLMLTELFLPASPLY, from the coding sequence ATGCCACACCCTGCGTTAACGCAACTGCGTGCGCTGCGTTATTTTGATGCGATCCCGGCGCTGGACCCCCAACTGCTCGACTGGTTGTTACTGGAAGATTCCATGACCAAACGTTTTGAGCTGCAGGGGAAAAAGGTTACCGTCACGTTACTTCGCGAAGGATTTGTTGGGCAAAATGAGGTGGCTGAAGAACTGATGCTGCTGCCTAAAGAGTCTCGCTATTGGTTACGTGAAATCCTGTTATGTGCGGATGGTGAACCCTGGCTTGCCGGACGGACCGTGGTGCCTGAATCAACCTTGTGCGGCCCAGAACTGGCCTTACAGAACCTGGGGAAAACCCCGCTCGGACGCTACCTGTTTACGTCATCGACATTGACCCGAGATTTTATTGAGATTGGCCGCGATGCAGCGCTATGGGGGCGTCGTTCCCGCCTACGGCTGAGCGGTAAGCCGCTGATGCTTACCGAGCTTTTTCTGCCTGCATCGCCGTTGTACTAA
- the malM gene encoding maltose operon protein MalM, producing the protein MKMKKSLVALCLSAGLFASAPGISLADVNIVPQNTTAAPAIPTAALQQLTWTPVDQSKTQSTQLATAGQRLDVAGITGPVAAYSVPANIGELTLTLTSEVNKQTSVFAPNVLILDQNMTPSAFFPSSYFTYQEPGVMSADRLEGVMRLTPALGQQKLYVLVFTTDKDLQQTTTLLDPAKAYAKGVGNAVPDIPDPIARHTTDGLLKLKVKTSSSSSVLVGPLFGSSGPGPVTVGNTAAPAVTYAAPAAAVAAPAPQPVKKSEPMLNDTESYFNQGIKDAVAKGDVDKALKLLDEAERLGSKSARSTFISSVKGKG; encoded by the coding sequence ATGAAAATGAAGAAAAGTCTCGTTGCCCTTTGTTTATCTGCAGGGTTATTTGCCAGCGCGCCTGGCATCAGCCTGGCCGATGTAAATATTGTTCCGCAGAACACCACCGCGGCTCCAGCTATTCCCACTGCTGCGCTACAACAGTTAACCTGGACGCCGGTTGATCAATCCAAAACCCAGTCGACACAGCTAGCGACAGCGGGTCAGCGTCTGGATGTTGCTGGTATTACTGGCCCAGTCGCTGCGTACAGCGTACCCGCGAATATTGGTGAGTTAACTCTGACGCTGACCAGTGAAGTCAACAAACAAACCAGTGTATTTGCACCAAACGTTTTAATTCTTGATCAGAACATGACGCCATCTGCGTTCTTCCCCAGCAGCTATTTCACCTACCAGGAACCCGGCGTGATGAGTGCCGATCGTCTGGAAGGCGTAATGCGTCTGACGCCAGCGCTGGGCCAGCAAAAGCTCTATGTTCTGGTCTTTACCACAGATAAAGATCTCCAGCAGACCACGACCCTGCTTGACCCGGCAAAAGCCTATGCCAAGGGTGTAGGTAACGCTGTTCCGGATATTCCTGACCCGATCGCCCGTCATACCACCGACGGTCTGCTGAAGCTGAAAGTCAAAACCAGTTCCTCCTCCAGCGTGCTGGTAGGGCCGCTGTTTGGCTCATCCGGCCCTGGCCCTGTCACGGTGGGTAATACCGCAGCGCCTGCAGTTACTTATGCGGCTCCGGCGGCAGCCGTTGCTGCTCCAGCGCCACAACCGGTGAAGAAAAGTGAGCCGATGTTAAATGACACGGAAAGTTATTTTAACCAGGGCATTAAGGATGCCGTGGCGAAAGGCGATGTCGATAAAGCGCTGAAGCTGCTTGATGAAGCTGAACGTCTGGGATCCAAATCTGCCCGATCCACCTTTATCAGCAGTGTAAAAGGCAAGGGGTAA
- the malG gene encoding maltose ABC transporter permease MalG — MAMVQPKSQKLRLLTTHLLLLIFIAAIMFPLLMVIAISLREGNFATGSLIPENISWEHWKLALGFSVEHADGRVTPPPFPVLLWLWNSVKVASITAIGIVTLSTTCAYAFARMRFPGKATLLKGMLIFQMFPAVLSLVALYALFDRLGQYIPFIGLNTHGGVIFAYLGGIALHVWTIKGYFETIDGSLEEAAALDGATPWQAFRLVLLPLSVPILAVVFILSFIAAITEVPVASLLLRDVNSYTLAVGMQQYLNPQNYLWGDFAAAAVLSAIPITLVFLLAQRWLVNGLTAGGVKG; from the coding sequence ATGGCTATGGTACAACCCAAATCTCAGAAACTGCGTCTCTTAACAACGCACCTGCTGCTGCTGATTTTCATCGCGGCGATCATGTTCCCGTTGCTGATGGTTATCGCTATCTCGCTGCGCGAAGGTAACTTTGCCACCGGCAGTTTGATCCCGGAAAACATCTCCTGGGAACACTGGAAACTGGCACTGGGCTTTAGCGTTGAACACGCGGATGGCCGCGTGACGCCACCGCCATTCCCGGTATTGTTATGGCTGTGGAACTCGGTGAAAGTGGCCAGCATTACCGCGATCGGTATCGTGACGCTTTCCACCACCTGTGCTTACGCCTTTGCGCGTATGCGTTTCCCGGGCAAAGCAACCCTGCTGAAAGGGATGCTGATTTTCCAGATGTTCCCGGCGGTGCTGTCTCTGGTCGCGTTGTATGCTTTGTTTGACCGCCTGGGTCAGTACATTCCGTTTATCGGCCTGAACACGCACGGCGGCGTGATCTTCGCCTATCTTGGCGGTATTGCGCTGCATGTATGGACGATTAAGGGTTATTTCGAAACCATCGACGGTTCGCTGGAAGAAGCGGCCGCGCTGGATGGCGCAACGCCGTGGCAGGCATTCCGCCTGGTGCTGCTACCACTTTCCGTTCCGATTCTGGCGGTCGTGTTTATTTTGTCTTTCATTGCCGCTATTACCGAAGTACCGGTCGCGTCACTGCTGCTGCGTGATGTGAACAGCTATACCCTCGCGGTAGGTATGCAGCAGTACCTCAATCCACAGAACTATTTGTGGGGCGACTTTGCCGCCGCAGCTGTACTTTCAGCCATTCCGATCACTCTGGTGTTCTTGCTGGCGCAGCGCTGGCTGGTCAACGGACTGACGGCAGGTGGTGTGAAAGGTTAA
- the malE gene encoding maltose/maltodextrin ABC transporter substrate-binding protein MalE: MKIKTGARILALSALTTMMFSASALAKIEEGKLVIWINGDKGYNGLAEVGKKFEKDTGIKVTIEHPDKLEEKFPQVAATGDGPDIIFWAHDRFGGYAQSGLLAEITPDKAFQDKLYPFTWDAVRYNGKLIAYPIAVEALSLIYNKDLVPNPPKTWEEIPALDKELKAKGKSALMFNLQEPYFTWPLIAADGGYAFKFENGKYDVKDVGVDNAGAKAGLTFLVDLIKNKHMNADTDYSIAEAAFNKGDTAMTINGPWAWSNIDKSKINYGVTLLPTFKGKASKPFVGVLSAGINAASPNKELAKEFLENYLLTDQGLDEVNKDKPLGAVALKSFQDQLAKDPRIAATMDNAQKGEIMPNIPQMSAFWYAVRTAVINAASGRQTVDAALKDAQGRITK; the protein is encoded by the coding sequence ATGAAAATCAAAACTGGCGCACGCATCCTCGCATTGTCTGCATTAACGACGATGATGTTTTCCGCCTCGGCTCTCGCCAAGATTGAAGAAGGTAAGCTGGTTATCTGGATTAACGGCGACAAAGGCTATAACGGCCTCGCTGAAGTGGGCAAAAAATTCGAGAAAGACACCGGGATCAAAGTCACTATTGAGCACCCGGACAAACTGGAAGAGAAATTCCCGCAGGTTGCCGCGACCGGCGACGGCCCGGACATCATCTTCTGGGCTCATGACCGTTTTGGCGGTTACGCTCAGTCTGGCCTGCTGGCTGAAATCACGCCTGACAAAGCGTTCCAGGACAAACTCTATCCGTTCACCTGGGATGCCGTACGCTATAACGGCAAACTGATTGCCTACCCGATCGCGGTTGAAGCGCTGTCGCTGATTTACAACAAAGACCTCGTGCCAAACCCACCGAAAACCTGGGAAGAAATTCCTGCACTGGATAAAGAACTGAAGGCGAAAGGTAAATCCGCGCTGATGTTCAACCTGCAAGAGCCGTACTTCACCTGGCCGCTGATTGCCGCCGACGGCGGTTACGCATTCAAGTTTGAAAACGGCAAGTACGATGTGAAAGACGTGGGCGTGGATAACGCCGGCGCGAAAGCGGGTCTGACCTTCCTGGTTGACCTGATCAAGAACAAACACATGAACGCGGATACCGATTACTCCATCGCCGAAGCGGCCTTTAACAAAGGTGATACCGCGATGACCATCAACGGTCCGTGGGCGTGGTCCAATATCGACAAGAGCAAAATCAACTACGGCGTCACGCTGCTGCCAACCTTCAAAGGCAAAGCGTCTAAACCATTTGTTGGCGTTCTGAGCGCCGGTATCAACGCCGCCAGCCCGAACAAAGAACTGGCGAAAGAGTTCCTCGAAAACTACCTGCTGACCGATCAGGGTCTGGATGAAGTGAACAAGGACAAGCCGCTGGGCGCCGTTGCGCTGAAATCCTTCCAGGATCAGTTAGCAAAAGACCCACGCATTGCCGCCACCATGGATAACGCCCAGAAAGGCGAAATCATGCCGAACATCCCACAGATGTCCGCATTCTGGTATGCCGTTCGTACCGCAGTGATCAACGCAGCCAGCGGCCGTCAGACCGTCGATGCCGCGCTGAAAGATGCACAAGGTCGTATCACCAAGTAA